The Pan paniscus chromosome 12, NHGRI_mPanPan1-v2.0_pri, whole genome shotgun sequence genome window below encodes:
- the LOC103785739 gene encoding RNA-binding protein 7-like, whose amino-acid sequence MNLLNGIKLYGRPIKIQFRSGSSHALQDVSLPYPQHHVGNSSPTSTSPSRYERTRDNMTSSAQIIQRSFSSPENFQRQAVMNSALRQMSYGGKFGSSPMDQLGFSPSVQSHSHSFNQSSSSQWRQGTPSSQRKVRMNSHPYLADRHYSREQRCTDHGSDHHYRGKRDDFFYEDRNHDGWSHDYDNRRDSSRDGKWRSSRH is encoded by the coding sequence ATGAATCTACTTAATGGAATCAAACTTTACGGAAGGCCTATCAAAATTCAATTTAGATCAGGAAGTAGTCATGCCTTGCAAGATGTCAGTTTGCCATATCCCCAACATCATGTTGGAAATTCAAGCCCTACCTCCACATCTCCTAGCAGGTACGAAAGGACTAGGGATAACATGACTTCATCAGCACAGATAATTCAGAGATCTTTCTCTTCTCCAGAAAATTTTCAGAGACAAGCAGTGATGAACAGTGCTTTGAGACAAATGTCATATGGTGGAAAATTTGGTTCTTCACCTATGGATCAATTAGGATTTTCACCATCAGTTCAATCACACAGTCATAGTTTTAATCAGTCTTCAAGCTCCCAGTGGCGCCAAGGTACACCATCATCACAGCGTAAAGTCAGAATGAATTCTCATCCCTACCTAGCAGATAGACATTATAGCCGGGAACAGCGTTGCACTGATCATGGGTCTGACCATCATTACAGAGGAAAGAGAGATGATTTCTTCTATGAAGATAGGAATCATGATGGCTGGAGCCATGACTATGATAACAGAAGAGACAGTAGCAGAGATGGAAAATGGCGCTCATCTCGACACTAA